Genomic segment of candidate division TA06 bacterium:
GCCAACCAGGCGGCGGTGGCCTGGAAAAACGCCAATCTGTTCGGCCAAATTAAAATAAAACAAGATGAGCTTTCCGAAGAGAAAAGCCGGCTCAACCTGGCCCTGAAACGCCAGATCGACGTGAATACCGAGCTTTCCACCCTGCAGTACCTTTCCAGCGCCATTCTCTCCTCATTAAAACTGGAGGAGATCCTTTCGGTGATAGTGGAAGGCATCAGGACCAGCCTTGGTTTTGACCGGGTGCTGATCAGCAGCGCCGAACCCGACGGCCTTAATCTGATCCACCAGGCGGCCGCGGGAATTTCTCCGGAAGAATTCCAGGAAATGCAGCAAAACAAACTGCCCTTGTCCCAGATAACCCCGTTGATGCGGCCGGATTACCGGATCAGCGCTTCCTTTCTGGTCCCAGTCCCGGAGCAAGACCAGGCAAAAGGCAGGCCCGGCAACCAACCGGACGATTCAGGGCTTTGGCAGGAGGGCAGCCGGATTTTAGCCCCGCTTTATTCCAAGAGCCGCCAGCTGCTGGCGTTAATTCAGATCGAGAAGCCTTCGGACGGCAGGGTTCCCGATAAAAAGAAAATCCGGTCTTTAGAAGCCTTTGCCAACACCGCGGCGCTGGCCATCCAAAACGCCACCCACTATCTTGACGCCCAGAACAGGATCGCAGAGCTTTCGGTGCTTTACGAAATCGGCACCATCATCTCCTCGGAACTGGAGAAGCAAAAGCTTCTTGAAAGCGTGGTCAATCTGATCAAAGAAAAGCTTCATTACCTGAAGGTGGCCATCTTTGAGGTGGAGCCTATCACCGGCAGCCTGTTCGTGGGCGGACAGAGCGGCTACGAACACGAACTGGAGCAGGTCCATTTTACGGTGGGCGGCAACAGCGTGGTGGGATGGGTGGCCGAAAAGGGCCGGCCCCTGATAATTCCCGATGTCCGGCAGGAACCGCTTTACGTGGCGGGCGACCCCAGGGTGCTTTCGGAAATAGCCGTTCCCATCAAACGCGAAGACAAAATTATAGGGGTGCTGAGCATTGAGGACGACAAGCTGAACGCCTTTGACCAGTCGGACGCCCAGCTTTTATCCACCCTGGCCAACCAGCTGGGGGTGGCCATGGACAACGCCCGGCTGTACGGACAGGCTAAAAGCCTCTACGAGGAATCCCAGCGCAACCTCCGCGACCTTTCGGCCCTGCACAACGTGGGAGCCGCCGTCAGTTCCACCCTGCAGCTTCACGATCTGCTGCTGCAGGTTTGCGCGATTCTCAAGGATACTTTCGGATACTCAAAGATATCTATTTTGCTGGCCGATCCCCGCCGGGAAACGTTGGAGCTGATGGCCAGCCTGGGATATCCGGATCAGGTCAAAGAAACCGGCCGGAGGTTGAAGATCGGCAGCGAAGGCATCACCGGCCGGGCGGCCCTGACCGGGGAAGCGGCGATAGTCAACGACGTCAGCCGGAATCCGGAATACATCTGCATAGACCAAAACACTAGGTCGGAGATGGCGGTGCCGCTGAAACTGAAGGACCGGGTGATAGGGGTGATCAACGTGGAGAGCGATGTCTTAAATGATTTTGACCGGCTGGACCTGAAACTGCTGACCACCCTGGCCACCCAGCTTTCGGTGGCGGTGGAAAACGCCAGGCTGTACCAGGAGGCCGAGCAGCTGGCCGTGACCGACGGCTTGACCGGAGCGAATAACCACCGGTACTTCCAAGGCTTTTTTGAACGGGAGCTCAACCGGGCCAAGCGCTACAATCATCCGCTTTCTTTGCTCATGCTGGATATCGATCATTTCAAGGAATTCAACGACAAGTTCGGCCATCCGGTGGGCGACCTGGTGCTGAAAACGGTGACCGAGATTCTAAAACAGCAGGCCCGGGAGGTGGATCTGGTGGCCCGTTACGGGGGCGAGGAGTTTATGCTGGTGCTGCCCGAAACCGGCAAAAAAGAAGCGGTGATGCTGGCCGAGCGGATCAGGCTGGCGGTTAAAAAACAAGCACTGTCCGATCCCCAGAATAAGCCGCTGCCCAGTATCACGGTCAGCCTGGGAGTCTCCAGTTATCCCGAGAACGGCTCGGAGAAGGAGGAGCTGATTGACTATGCGGACAAGTGCCTGTATAAAGCCAAGGCCGGCGGGCGCGATCTGGTGAAGCAGTAGTCTGAAGGCGCCGGGCATTAGCCGCTGATTATCGCAGATATACGCCGAAGGTTAATTGAGCTTCTGAGATCGTAGCACGCTTATAAAATTGCAGCGCCAATTACGGCTTTAGCGGTTCCATCACATTTTGATATAAGGAATCAGATCAATGGCTTCGTTCATCAAGCCTCATTCCCGCTGGTCTCAGGTATGGCGGGCGTATCTTTTTATAGGGGCGCTGCTGCTGGTGGCGGCGTCGCTGGTCTACACGGTGGGGCTGATCAAAAGGCTGGAATCCGAGCCCCGGATCATGTCCCGGGTGTTCGCCAGGTTCTGCATGACCGCCGCCCTGCCCGAGCCGGCCGGAGAATCGCCCGAGACCGGAATAATATTTGAAGAGGTCATTCAGAACATCAATTTTCCGGTGGTGGTGACCGACCGCCAGGGCCTGCCCATCGCCTGGCGGGGGATCGATGTCAAAGGAGCAGAGTTCGACCAGCAGGTCATTCCCGCCGAAGTGGCCGGGCGCTGGGAAAAGCTGACGCCCGAAGAGCCTTTCTATCAACTGAAAAAAGCTATCGGAGAACTGGACCATCAGAACCAGCCCATCATCATGACCCTGGGCCAGGACTCCAACAACGTGGTCACCGTCCACTACGGAAAGCCAAGTGTTTTAAGGGAACTGAGGTTCATCCCCATCATCCAGTTAGTGGTGGTGGCTCTGTTCGTCTGGATCGGTTTCATCGGCTTCCGCACCATCAAGATCAACGAGGAACGGGCGGTATGGGTGGGCCTGGCCAAGGAGGCGGCCCATCAGCTGGGCACGCCCATCTCCTCGCTGATGGGCTGGCTGGCCCTGCTCAAAGAGGGGGGGCATCCGGCCGCCGATGCCGTGCCCGAAATGGAAAAGGATCTGGCCCATCTCAACCGGGCGCTGGCCCGTTTCAACCAGATCGGGTCAATTCCCAAGCTGCAGCCGGTGGAGGTCACCCAGGTAATAACCGAAGCGGTGGATTATTTTCGGCGCCGGGCGGCCAACCTGGGCAAGGATATTGCTTTTGAAGAGAGCTATCAGCAGCCCTGCGAAGCGGCCCTGAACGCCGAGCTGTTTTTATGGGCGGTGGAGAACCTGATAAAAAACGCTATCGACGCCATTGAAAGCCCGGGCGGGCTGATCAAGGTCAAGGTTGCCCGCAACGGGCAAAAATTAGAGATCATGGTGGAGGACAACGGCCGGGGGATAAATCCCAAGAACCAGTCCAAAATATTCCGGCCCGGCTTCACCACCAAGGCGGTGGGCTGGGGCCTGGGGCTTTCCTTAGTCAAAAGGATCATCGAGGATTACCACGGAGGAAGGATCAGGCTGCTGTTCAGCCGGCCCGGGGCCGGCACTGCCTTTGTCATAAATCTGCCCCTGCCTTCCAAATCAAAAACGCTATAAGAGACGACAATGGAACGACCGTATAAAATACTTTGGGTGGACGATGAAATAGATCTGCTGAAGTCCCAGATCCTTTTACTGCAGGACAAGGGCTTTATCGTGATCCCGGCGGCTTCGGGCGAGGAAGCGCTGGTCAGGGTCAAGGAACATGATTTTGACCTGGCGCTGCTGGACGAGATGATGCCGGGGATGGACGGCCTGGCCACCTTGTCCGCCCTGCGCCACTTAAGGCCGGAGCTTCCGGCCATCATGGCCACCAAGAACGAGAAGGAGGAACTGGTGGAACAGGCCCTGGGCCAGAAGATCGACGACTTTTTGCTGAAGCCGCTGAACCCGGCCCAGGTGCTGGCCTCCTGC
This window contains:
- a CDS encoding HAMP domain-containing histidine kinase encodes the protein MASFIKPHSRWSQVWRAYLFIGALLLVAASLVYTVGLIKRLESEPRIMSRVFARFCMTAALPEPAGESPETGIIFEEVIQNINFPVVVTDRQGLPIAWRGIDVKGAEFDQQVIPAEVAGRWEKLTPEEPFYQLKKAIGELDHQNQPIIMTLGQDSNNVVTVHYGKPSVLRELRFIPIIQLVVVALFVWIGFIGFRTIKINEERAVWVGLAKEAAHQLGTPISSLMGWLALLKEGGHPAADAVPEMEKDLAHLNRALARFNQIGSIPKLQPVEVTQVITEAVDYFRRRAANLGKDIAFEESYQQPCEAALNAELFLWAVENLIKNAIDAIESPGGLIKVKVARNGQKLEIMVEDNGRGINPKNQSKIFRPGFTTKAVGWGLGLSLVKRIIEDYHGGRIRLLFSRPGAGTAFVINLPLPSKSKTL
- a CDS encoding GAF domain-containing protein — its product is MDKNKTNAAGPGRRTGRIVRIKNRPLKRPDRASSSEARRLKKRLDEISALSRIAQSLARVMDLDHLWPRLHREVSRLLDARNFYVALWHRQEKAVEFVYEIEDGKQAPKSRKTRAHGLIELVLESGKPLLIRNEERKIKGQTVKTSGQPALSWLGVPIRLKGHTLGMIAVQNYRQAGAYNPGHQELLASIAGYAAVALENSRLQAAARQKAKEAEALHQLSKAAVTETDLDKLLQKIPWLIKETFGYLNCAILLSDQDNKYLYLKAAVGYRAQAIRDTRIAIGREGITGWVAAQGKTLYVPDVSKEKRYLETVSGCRSELALPLKFQNKIIGALDIESAVIDGFDPDRIRLLENFANQAAAVIQKLRLEQLAQQKIKELSALHQLSQAVINASDENEVMTLSLEKISGIIPADVISLMLIDPATGDLVIKAARGLSDETEQQPRLKSGQGLAGWVVENMEPVITADLGNDPRFAALPEKEKLGASIVVPLQAKAQLLGVLSINNYSGNHRTFSEEQLQLAQIMGNTIATALEQTELVSALDSRASAQKALLGTGGLLLGTLQIDEVLSKISREIERLIPFQRLALYKADWNNRILAPLLALGPYRDEIMADPPFSMDEGITGNIARSGRPEIIPDTARDSRTVHVAGTSDDSEAVLVVPLLVDGRSEAVMVIGRKVSAGFNFRELEVAWLFANQAAVAWKNANLFGQIKIKQDELSEEKSRLNLALKRQIDVNTELSTLQYLSSAILSSLKLEEILSVIVEGIRTSLGFDRVLISSAEPDGLNLIHQAAAGISPEEFQEMQQNKLPLSQITPLMRPDYRISASFLVPVPEQDQAKGRPGNQPDDSGLWQEGSRILAPLYSKSRQLLALIQIEKPSDGRVPDKKKIRSLEAFANTAALAIQNATHYLDAQNRIAELSVLYEIGTIISSELEKQKLLESVVNLIKEKLHYLKVAIFEVEPITGSLFVGGQSGYEHELEQVHFTVGGNSVVGWVAEKGRPLIIPDVRQEPLYVAGDPRVLSEIAVPIKREDKIIGVLSIEDDKLNAFDQSDAQLLSTLANQLGVAMDNARLYGQAKSLYEESQRNLRDLSALHNVGAAVSSTLQLHDLLLQVCAILKDTFGYSKISILLADPRRETLELMASLGYPDQVKETGRRLKIGSEGITGRAALTGEAAIVNDVSRNPEYICIDQNTRSEMAVPLKLKDRVIGVINVESDVLNDFDRLDLKLLTTLATQLSVAVENARLYQEAEQLAVTDGLTGANNHRYFQGFFERELNRAKRYNHPLSLLMLDIDHFKEFNDKFGHPVGDLVLKTVTEILKQQAREVDLVARYGGEEFMLVLPETGKKEAVMLAERIRLAVKKQALSDPQNKPLPSITVSLGVSSYPENGSEKEELIDYADKCLYKAKAGGRDLVKQ